Proteins co-encoded in one Mycobacterium mantenii genomic window:
- a CDS encoding transcriptional regulator: protein MTLAPDRRPAPPPHRPGPEQRQRGNGPSGGPSGGPSGPFQDPDQPVEFWPTAAIRSALQGGDIATWKRIAGALKRDPYGRTARQVEEVLEGTRPYGIAKALWEVLERARTHLEANERAEVARHVRLLIDRSGLAPQEFASRIGVSAEELDGYLDGSTSPTAALMIRIRRLSDRFVKVKSARSAEAN from the coding sequence GTGACGTTGGCACCCGACCGACGCCCCGCACCGCCGCCCCACCGGCCGGGCCCCGAACAACGCCAGCGCGGCAATGGGCCGTCCGGGGGGCCGTCCGGGGGGCCGTCCGGCCCCTTCCAGGACCCCGACCAGCCCGTGGAGTTCTGGCCGACCGCCGCCATCCGTTCCGCCCTGCAGGGTGGTGACATCGCGACCTGGAAGCGCATCGCCGGCGCGCTCAAGCGCGACCCTTACGGGCGGACCGCCCGCCAGGTCGAAGAGGTCCTCGAAGGCACCCGTCCGTACGGCATCGCCAAGGCGCTGTGGGAGGTGCTCGAGCGGGCCCGCACCCATCTGGAGGCCAACGAACGCGCCGAGGTGGCCCGCCACGTGCGGCTCCTGATCGACCGCTCGGGCCTTGCCCCGCAGGAATTCGCGTCCCGCATCGGGGTCTCGGCCGAGGAACTGGACGGCTACCTCGACGGCAGCACCAGCCCGACGGCCGCGCTGATGATCCGGATCCGGCGGTTGTCGGATCGGTTCGTCAAGGTGAAGTCCGCCCGGTCAGCCGAAGCCAACTGA
- a CDS encoding MMPL family transporter has protein sequence MMRLSRSLRKYRWLVFTGWLLALVPAVYLALTQSGNLTGGGFDVAGSQSLAVHDQLEELYHDQGGSSLALVAAPRPDASYQDMNDAVAQLRQIATGIPGTTEIPNPTQRPPQPDRPYVLSVRLDSRNTSDVAKQLRTKVGIKGDQPGQTANGRVRLYVIGQGALSAAAAANTKHDIAAAEKWNLPVILIVLLAVFGSLAAAAIPLALGICTVVVTMGLVYLLSAYTTMSVFVTSTVSMFGIALAVDYSLFILMRFREELRTGRQPREAVDAAMATSGLAVVLSGMTVIASLTGIYVINTPALKSMATGAILAVAVAMLTSTTLTPAALATFGRAAAKRSRFLHWSRRPESTQSRFWNRWIGWVMRRPWMSALAASLVLLVMAAPAASMVLGNSLLRQFDSAHEIRAGVGAAAQALGPGALGPIRVLINFPDGGAASPEHSHTVGAIRQRMSQAPNIVSVSPPQFAEDNGSALLSAVLSVDPEDMKARDTVGWMRAQLPKVPEAGTARVDVGGPTALIKDFDDQVSKTEPLVLAIVALIAFVMLLVSVHSVFLALKGVLMTLLSVAAAYGSLVMVFQWGWLKDLGFAQISSIDSTVPPLVLAMTFGLSMDYEIFLLTRIRERFLHSGNTRDAVAYGVSTSARTITSAALIMIAVFVGFAFAGMPLVAEIGVACAVAIAVDATVVRLVMVPALMAMFAQWNWWLPPWLSRVLPSVDFDRPLPEVDLGDVVVIPDDISALVAPNADLRMVLKSSAKLKHLAPDAICVTDPLAFTGCGRNAGQAASDPDDDQTRGLGPGQIPHQVALGEEKVGVGAGPADKKPGPNGHTNGSPAAKRRVAGLTSRNGIAKAIAGADRPVHPVTLWRGRLSVAIDALESDTDTVGDGPKYERRSPVETTNVQLPTGDRLLVPTGAETLRLKGYLIMCRNSRRDYADFADMVESLEPETAAVVLAGMDRYYCCKSSRRQWIATQLVRRLADPNPCDHPEDQGSEADATSDWEAIRQRCLSVAVAMLEEAR, from the coding sequence ATGATGCGCCTCAGCCGCAGCCTGCGTAAGTACCGCTGGTTGGTCTTCACGGGCTGGTTGCTGGCATTGGTTCCGGCGGTCTACCTGGCGCTGACGCAATCGGGCAACCTCACCGGCGGTGGGTTCGACGTGGCCGGTTCGCAGTCCCTGGCGGTTCACGACCAACTCGAGGAGCTCTACCACGACCAGGGTGGATCGTCGCTGGCGCTGGTGGCCGCGCCCCGCCCCGACGCCAGCTACCAGGACATGAACGACGCCGTCGCGCAGCTGCGACAGATCGCCACCGGCATCCCCGGCACCACCGAGATCCCCAACCCCACCCAGCGCCCGCCCCAGCCCGACCGGCCCTACGTGCTGTCGGTGCGGCTGGATTCCCGCAACACGAGCGACGTCGCCAAGCAACTTCGCACCAAGGTCGGCATCAAGGGCGACCAACCCGGCCAGACCGCGAACGGGCGGGTGCGGCTCTACGTCATCGGGCAGGGCGCGCTGTCCGCCGCCGCAGCGGCCAACACCAAGCACGACATCGCGGCCGCCGAAAAGTGGAACCTGCCCGTCATTCTGATCGTGCTGCTCGCGGTGTTCGGCTCGCTGGCCGCCGCGGCCATCCCGCTTGCGCTGGGCATCTGCACGGTCGTGGTCACCATGGGCCTGGTTTATCTGCTGTCGGCCTACACCACCATGTCGGTGTTCGTGACCTCGACGGTCTCCATGTTCGGGATCGCGCTCGCGGTCGACTATTCGCTCTTCATCTTGATGCGGTTCCGGGAGGAACTGCGGACCGGACGCCAGCCCCGCGAAGCCGTCGACGCCGCGATGGCGACCTCCGGGCTGGCCGTGGTGCTGTCCGGGATGACGGTCATCGCCTCCCTCACCGGGATCTACGTCATCAACACCCCGGCGCTGAAATCGATGGCCACCGGTGCCATCCTGGCCGTCGCGGTGGCCATGTTGACCTCGACGACCCTGACGCCGGCGGCGCTGGCGACGTTCGGGCGTGCGGCCGCCAAGCGGTCGCGCTTCCTGCACTGGTCGCGGCGTCCCGAGAGCACCCAATCCCGGTTCTGGAATCGCTGGATCGGCTGGGTGATGCGCCGGCCGTGGATGTCTGCGCTGGCGGCATCGCTGGTGCTGCTCGTGATGGCTGCGCCGGCCGCATCGATGGTGCTGGGCAACAGCCTGCTGCGGCAGTTCGATTCGGCGCACGAAATCCGCGCCGGCGTGGGCGCCGCGGCCCAGGCCCTCGGTCCCGGCGCGCTGGGCCCGATCCGGGTGCTGATCAACTTCCCCGACGGCGGCGCGGCCTCGCCCGAACACAGCCACACCGTCGGCGCGATCCGCCAGCGGATGTCGCAGGCGCCCAACATCGTGTCGGTGTCGCCACCCCAATTCGCCGAGGACAACGGCAGCGCGCTGCTATCCGCGGTGCTGTCGGTGGATCCCGAGGACATGAAAGCCCGCGACACCGTCGGCTGGATGCGCGCGCAGCTGCCCAAGGTCCCCGAGGCCGGAACCGCCCGCGTCGACGTCGGCGGCCCGACGGCGCTGATCAAAGACTTCGACGACCAGGTGTCCAAGACCGAACCGCTGGTGCTGGCCATCGTCGCGCTGATCGCGTTCGTGATGCTGCTGGTCTCGGTCCACTCGGTCTTCTTGGCGCTCAAGGGCGTCCTGATGACCCTGCTGTCGGTGGCCGCCGCCTACGGCAGCCTGGTGATGGTGTTCCAGTGGGGCTGGCTGAAGGACCTCGGCTTCGCCCAGATCAGCTCGATCGACAGCACCGTCCCGCCGCTGGTGCTCGCGATGACCTTCGGGCTGTCGATGGACTACGAGATCTTCCTGCTCACCCGGATCCGGGAGCGCTTCCTGCACTCCGGTAACACCCGCGACGCGGTGGCCTACGGCGTCAGCACCAGCGCCCGCACCATCACCAGCGCCGCGCTGATCATGATCGCAGTGTTCGTCGGCTTCGCGTTCGCCGGCATGCCGCTGGTCGCCGAGATCGGCGTGGCCTGTGCCGTCGCGATCGCGGTGGACGCCACCGTGGTGCGGCTGGTGATGGTGCCGGCGCTGATGGCGATGTTCGCCCAGTGGAACTGGTGGCTGCCGCCGTGGCTGTCCCGGGTGCTGCCGTCGGTCGACTTCGACCGGCCGCTGCCGGAGGTCGACCTCGGCGACGTCGTCGTCATCCCCGACGACATCTCGGCGCTGGTCGCGCCCAACGCCGACCTGCGGATGGTGCTCAAGTCGTCCGCGAAGCTCAAGCATCTGGCGCCCGACGCGATTTGCGTGACCGATCCGCTCGCCTTCACCGGCTGCGGCCGCAACGCCGGCCAGGCGGCGTCGGACCCCGACGACGACCAGACCAGGGGCCTGGGACCCGGGCAGATCCCCCACCAGGTCGCCCTCGGCGAGGAGAAGGTCGGCGTCGGCGCGGGCCCGGCCGACAAGAAGCCCGGCCCCAACGGCCACACCAACGGCTCCCCGGCCGCCAAGAGGCGGGTCGCCGGACTGACCTCACGCAACGGCATCGCCAAAGCCATCGCCGGGGCGGACCGGCCCGTTCATCCGGTGACCCTGTGGCGCGGGCGCCTGTCGGTCGCGATCGACGCGCTGGAAAGCGACACCGACACCGTCGGCGACGGACCGAAATACGAACGGCGCAGCCCGGTGGAGACCACCAACGTGCAGCTGCCCACCGGCGACCGGCTGCTGGTCCCGACCGGGGCGGAGACACTGCGGCTCAAGGGCTACCTGATCATGTGCCGTAACAGTCGGCGCGATTATGCCGACTTTGCAGACATGGTCGAATCGTTGGAGCCCGAGACCGCCGCGGTGGTGCTGGCCGGAATGGACAGGTATTACTGTTGTAAATCATCCAGGCGGCAGTGGATTGCCACCCAGTTGGTCCGTCGACTCGCAGATCCCAACCCGTGCGACCACCCGGAAGACCAGGGATCGGAAGCCGACGCCACCTCGGACTGGGAGGCCATCCGGCAGCGCTGCCTGTCAGTGGCCGTGGCGATGCTGGAGGAGGCGAGGTGA
- a CDS encoding AI-2E family transporter, with the protein MSANLDDASVEPLVRKTAAWAWRLLVILVAVLALLWVVQKLEVIVVSVLVALLLSALLVPVVDWLDKRGLPRGGAVALVLLGGFGILGGILAFVILQFIDGLPGLTEQVTHSIESTRRWLIHGPAHLRNEQIDSAGNAAIEALHNNQAKLTSGALSTAATVTELVTAAVLVLFTLIFFLYGGRNIWQYVVRIIPSHVRQRVHEAGNAGYGSLIGYVRATFLVALTDAAGVGAGLAIMGIPLALPLASLVFLGAFIPLVGALISGLVAVVVALLAKGVVYALITLGVLIAVNQIEAHLLQPLVMGRAVSIHPLGVVLAISTGGVLAGIVGALLAVPTVAFLNNAIQVLLAPDPSAEAEKQTEEADEKNTILQAEPDKPKSESR; encoded by the coding sequence ATGTCAGCAAACCTCGACGACGCCTCGGTCGAACCCCTTGTCCGCAAGACCGCAGCCTGGGCGTGGCGTTTGCTGGTCATCCTTGTCGCCGTGCTCGCGCTGTTATGGGTGGTGCAGAAACTCGAAGTCATCGTCGTTTCGGTGCTGGTGGCGCTGCTGTTGAGCGCGTTGCTGGTGCCGGTGGTCGATTGGCTGGACAAGCGGGGCCTGCCCCGCGGCGGCGCGGTGGCGTTGGTGTTGCTGGGTGGCTTCGGGATCCTGGGGGGCATCCTGGCGTTTGTCATCCTGCAGTTCATCGACGGCTTGCCCGGCCTGACCGAGCAGGTGACGCATAGCATCGAATCGACCCGCCGCTGGCTGATCCACGGGCCGGCGCATCTGCGCAACGAACAGATCGACAGCGCGGGCAACGCCGCCATCGAGGCGCTGCATAACAATCAGGCGAAGCTGACCAGCGGCGCGCTCTCCACCGCGGCCACCGTCACGGAGCTGGTCACGGCGGCGGTGCTGGTGCTGTTCACGCTGATCTTTTTTCTCTACGGCGGGCGCAACATCTGGCAATACGTCGTGCGGATCATCCCGTCGCACGTGCGTCAACGGGTGCACGAAGCCGGCAACGCCGGATACGGATCGCTGATCGGGTACGTGCGGGCCACCTTCCTGGTGGCCCTGACCGACGCGGCAGGGGTTGGCGCCGGTTTGGCGATCATGGGTATCCCGCTCGCGCTGCCGCTGGCATCGCTGGTGTTCCTGGGGGCGTTCATCCCGCTGGTCGGTGCCCTGATCTCGGGACTGGTGGCCGTCGTGGTCGCGCTGCTGGCCAAGGGCGTGGTGTACGCGCTGATCACACTGGGCGTGCTGATCGCGGTCAACCAGATCGAGGCGCACCTGCTGCAACCGCTGGTGATGGGCCGCGCGGTCTCGATTCACCCGCTCGGGGTGGTGCTCGCCATCTCCACCGGCGGCGTGCTGGCCGGGATCGTCGGTGCCTTGCTGGCGGTCCCGACGGTGGCCTTCCTCAACAACGCGATCCAGGTGCTGCTGGCGCCGGACCCGTCGGCCGAAGCCGAGAAGCAGACCGAGGAGGCGGACGAGAAGAACACGATCCTGCAGGCCGAACCCGATAAACCCAAGAGCGAATCCCGCTGA
- a CDS encoding hemophore: MTKATTGRGRKVFAGLIAATVPGAAVAVLAGAPATGANDPCAASEVARTIGSVSKSMGDYLDSHPETNQTMTSMLQQQAGPQSVNGLKSYFEANPKVAGDMTSIAQPLTNLSLQCKLPISIPQAMGMMQQAQGAAGGLPALPGNPVGASPLGGTTGGGPAAAPQPAPPAATNPLPGPPRGNTVG, translated from the coding sequence ATGACGAAAGCCACCACTGGACGGGGCCGCAAGGTCTTCGCCGGCCTGATCGCCGCCACGGTGCCCGGTGCAGCCGTCGCCGTCCTGGCCGGCGCCCCGGCGACCGGGGCCAACGACCCGTGCGCGGCCAGCGAGGTCGCCCGGACGATCGGCTCGGTCTCCAAGTCGATGGGCGACTACCTGGATTCGCATCCTGAGACCAACCAGACGATGACCTCGATGCTGCAACAGCAGGCGGGGCCGCAGTCGGTGAACGGGCTGAAGTCCTACTTCGAGGCCAACCCCAAGGTCGCCGGTGACATGACGTCGATTGCCCAGCCGCTGACCAACCTGTCGCTGCAGTGCAAGCTGCCGATCTCCATCCCCCAGGCGATGGGCATGATGCAGCAGGCGCAGGGCGCGGCCGGTGGCCTTCCCGCGCTGCCCGGTAACCCCGTGGGTGCCTCGCCGTTGGGCGGGACCACCGGTGGCGGACCGGCCGCGGCGCCGCAGCCGGCTCCGCCCGCGGCGACCAACCCACTGCCGGGTCCGCCGCGCGGCAACACCGTCGGCTAG
- the trmB gene encoding tRNA (guanosine(46)-N7)-methyltransferase TrmB, which yields MGHHGQMHAQRGVAMSSDTPTGDPVRPDQRYLPATAFRSRRSALSDAQRQTWERRWPELGLSVGAAADEPDGGGPPLDTRAWFGREAPLVLEIGCGSGISTLAMAKDEPGVDVIAVEIYRRGLAQLLCAIDRDKVSNIRLIRGNAVDVLQRLIAPASLTGVRVFFPDPWPKARHHKRRFLQPGTIGLIADQLLPGGVLHVATDHAGYAEHIAEVGAGEPRLRPVEPGSALPISIVRPTTKYETKAQEAGSAVTEFIWLRR from the coding sequence ATAGGCCACCATGGACAAATGCATGCGCAGCGCGGGGTGGCGATGTCGTCCGACACGCCGACCGGTGACCCGGTCCGCCCCGACCAGCGCTACCTCCCGGCCACGGCTTTCCGATCGCGGCGATCGGCGCTTTCCGACGCTCAGCGCCAGACCTGGGAACGGCGCTGGCCGGAACTCGGTCTGTCGGTAGGCGCCGCGGCCGACGAACCCGACGGCGGCGGACCGCCACTGGATACGCGCGCGTGGTTCGGCCGCGAGGCACCGCTGGTGCTCGAAATCGGTTGCGGCAGTGGCATATCCACGCTGGCGATGGCCAAGGATGAGCCCGGTGTCGATGTGATCGCGGTGGAGATCTACCGCCGCGGGCTGGCGCAGCTGCTGTGCGCGATCGACCGCGACAAGGTGAGCAACATCCGGCTGATCCGCGGCAACGCCGTCGACGTCCTGCAACGCCTCATCGCACCCGCTTCGCTGACCGGGGTTCGGGTCTTCTTTCCCGATCCGTGGCCGAAAGCCCGGCACCACAAACGCCGTTTCCTGCAGCCGGGCACGATTGGCTTGATAGCCGACCAGCTACTCCCTGGTGGTGTCCTGCACGTTGCGACGGACCACGCCGGCTACGCCGAACACATCGCCGAGGTCGGCGCGGGCGAACCCCGGCTGCGCCCGGTCGAACCCGGCAGTGCCCTGCCGATCTCGATCGTCCGCCCGACCACCAAGTACGAGACGAAAGCTCAAGAAGCGGGCAGCGCCGTCACCGAATTCATTTGGCTTAGACGATGA
- a CDS encoding NYN domain-containing protein, with the protein MSLTEESAAGAEPVAPPAVLTGDALGGGFSPPGGRVLLVWDAPNLDMGLGSILGRRPTALERPRFDALGRWLLSRTAEVSAGRPGVVVEPEATVFTNIAPGSADVVRPWVDALRNVGFAVFAKPKIDEDSDVDRDMLAHIELRRTQGLAALVVASADGQAFRHPLEDIARSGVSVQVIGFREHASWALASDTLDFVDLEDIAGVFREPLPRIGLDSLPDQGAWLQPFRPLSALLTARV; encoded by the coding sequence ATGAGCCTGACTGAAGAGAGCGCGGCGGGGGCCGAACCCGTCGCGCCGCCGGCGGTGCTGACCGGTGACGCGCTGGGGGGCGGTTTCTCTCCCCCGGGTGGGCGGGTGCTGCTGGTGTGGGACGCCCCGAACCTCGACATGGGCCTGGGCTCCATCCTGGGCCGGCGCCCGACCGCCCTGGAACGGCCACGGTTCGACGCCCTGGGACGCTGGTTGTTGTCGCGCACGGCCGAGGTCAGCGCCGGGCGCCCGGGCGTCGTGGTGGAACCTGAGGCCACCGTCTTCACCAACATCGCGCCGGGCAGCGCCGACGTCGTCCGGCCGTGGGTGGACGCGCTCCGGAACGTGGGTTTTGCGGTGTTCGCCAAGCCGAAGATCGACGAGGACAGCGACGTCGACCGCGACATGCTGGCCCATATCGAACTGCGGCGCACCCAAGGTTTGGCGGCGTTGGTGGTGGCTTCCGCCGACGGCCAGGCGTTTCGTCACCCGCTGGAAGACATCGCCCGAAGCGGGGTCAGCGTCCAGGTGATCGGATTTCGCGAACATGCGAGTTGGGCGCTAGCGTCGGATACCTTGGACTTCGTTGATCTGGAGGATATCGCTGGTGTCTTCCGGGAACCGTTGCCGCGGATCGGCCTAGATTCGCTGCCTGACCAGGGTGCGTGGCTGCAGCCGTTCCGGCCGCTGTCCGCGCTGCTGACCGCGCGTGTGTGA
- a CDS encoding MMPL family transporter — MFAWWGRTVYRYRYIVIGVTVALCLLGGVFGVSLGKHVTQSGFYDDASQSVKASVLGDQTYGRDRTSHVVATFTAPSGKTVDDSAWRDKIVAELNKFKTDHPDQVVGWAGWLAAPESTNPVIKGMVSDDKKHTFVSIPLKGNDDDSILNNYKAIQPELQKLDGGTVQLAGLEPIANALTGTIATDQRRMEVLAVPLVAVVLFLVFGGAVAAGLPAIVGGLSIAGSLGILRLVAVFGPVHFFAQPVVSLIGLGIAIDYGLFVVSRFREEIAEGYDTEAAVRRTVMTAGRTVAFSAVLIIASSASLLVLPQGFVHSLTYAIFAAVGLAALLSITFLPACLGILGRHVDALGVRTAFRVPFLRNWKYSRAYLNWLADRLQKTKTREEVEAGFWGKLVNRVMKRPLAFAIPIAVGMILLVIPLGNLSFGGMSEKYLPPDNPVRMAQEHFDKLFPGYRTEQLTLVIQSSNHSKVTDQQVADIRNRISSIGGFTDKQWEERACPTIAGNPCVAGPNGTTVPKDGSVRVIQNGLVNKNDAAKKISELRAVNPPKGLNLYVGGTPALEQDSIHSLFDKAPLMLVLLLSATMLLMFLAFGSVVLPIKAVLMSALTLGSTMGILTWIFVDGHLSGVLNFTPTPLMVVVIALVVAVGFGLATDYEVFLVSRMVEARERGMSTAEAIRIGTATTGRLITAAALVLAVVAGSFVFSDLVLMKYLAFGLMAALLLDATVVRMFLVPSVMKLLGDDCWWAPRWARRLQNKIGLGEIDLPDERKRPTLNGRPARPPVAASLVAAAPRPPHDPTHPGALEPSRPARPGPADPRPAHEPSPSGKGRPNDGAGTTRIPARPGQPTEAKTTRLPAQGAPGRDRPADLGPDTNSAQQAPQPPQRPAAPGPAAPPSGDQTRAIPVPGHRSDDNDAAEPTTALPIMRSEGTDPNVATEQVNARGQGENGDPARQRRRSGGGLSAQDLLRREGRL; from the coding sequence GTGTTCGCCTGGTGGGGTCGAACTGTGTACCGGTATCGGTACATCGTGATCGGGGTCACGGTAGCTCTGTGTCTGCTCGGCGGCGTCTTCGGAGTCAGCCTGGGCAAGCATGTTACACAGAGCGGCTTCTACGACGACGCCAGCCAATCCGTCAAGGCGTCGGTGCTGGGCGACCAGACCTACGGCCGCGACCGCACCAGCCACGTGGTGGCCACCTTCACCGCGCCCAGCGGCAAAACGGTCGACGACTCGGCCTGGCGGGACAAAATCGTCGCCGAGCTCAACAAGTTCAAGACCGATCATCCCGACCAGGTCGTCGGCTGGGCCGGCTGGCTGGCGGCGCCGGAAAGCACCAACCCGGTCATCAAGGGAATGGTCAGCGACGACAAGAAGCACACCTTTGTCAGCATCCCGCTGAAGGGCAACGACGACGACAGCATCCTCAACAACTACAAGGCCATCCAGCCGGAGCTGCAGAAGCTCGACGGCGGCACCGTGCAGTTGGCCGGCCTCGAGCCGATCGCCAACGCGCTGACCGGCACCATCGCCACCGACCAGCGCCGCATGGAGGTGCTGGCGGTGCCGCTGGTGGCGGTGGTGCTGTTCCTGGTGTTCGGGGGCGCGGTCGCGGCCGGCCTGCCGGCCATCGTGGGCGGCCTGAGCATCGCGGGCTCGCTGGGCATCCTGCGGCTGGTCGCCGTGTTCGGGCCGGTGCACTTCTTCGCCCAGCCGGTGGTGTCGCTGATCGGTCTGGGTATCGCCATCGATTACGGGCTTTTCGTGGTGAGCCGGTTCCGGGAGGAGATAGCCGAGGGCTACGACACCGAGGCGGCGGTGCGAAGAACCGTGATGACGGCCGGGCGGACCGTGGCGTTTTCCGCGGTCCTGATCATCGCATCGAGCGCCAGCCTGCTGGTATTGCCGCAGGGATTCGTGCACTCGCTGACCTACGCGATCTTCGCCGCGGTGGGCCTGGCGGCGCTGCTGTCGATCACCTTCCTGCCGGCCTGCCTGGGCATCCTCGGCCGCCACGTCGACGCGCTGGGCGTGCGGACCGCCTTCCGGGTGCCGTTCCTGCGGAATTGGAAGTACTCGCGGGCCTACCTGAACTGGCTCGCCGACCGGCTGCAGAAGACCAAGACCCGTGAAGAGGTCGAAGCCGGCTTCTGGGGCAAGCTCGTCAACCGGGTGATGAAGCGGCCGTTGGCCTTCGCCATCCCCATCGCCGTCGGCATGATCCTGCTGGTCATCCCGCTGGGCAACCTGTCGTTCGGCGGCATGAGCGAGAAATACCTGCCACCGGACAACCCGGTTCGCATGGCCCAGGAGCACTTCGACAAGCTCTTCCCCGGCTACCGGACCGAGCAGCTCACGCTGGTGATCCAAAGCTCCAACCACAGCAAGGTCACCGACCAGCAGGTCGCCGATATCCGCAACAGGATCTCCTCGATCGGCGGGTTCACCGACAAGCAGTGGGAGGAACGAGCCTGCCCGACGATCGCCGGCAACCCCTGCGTCGCCGGCCCGAACGGGACGACGGTGCCCAAGGACGGCTCGGTGCGGGTGATCCAGAACGGCTTGGTCAACAAGAACGACGCCGCCAAAAAGATCAGCGAACTGCGGGCGGTGAACCCCCCGAAGGGGCTCAACCTCTACGTCGGCGGTACACCGGCCCTGGAGCAGGACAGCATCCACAGCCTGTTCGACAAGGCTCCGCTGATGCTGGTCCTGTTGCTCAGCGCCACCATGCTGTTGATGTTCCTGGCGTTCGGATCGGTGGTGTTGCCGATCAAGGCCGTTCTGATGAGCGCGCTGACGCTGGGCTCGACGATGGGCATCTTGACGTGGATCTTCGTCGACGGGCACTTGTCGGGCGTGCTGAATTTCACGCCGACCCCGCTGATGGTGGTGGTGATCGCGCTGGTCGTCGCCGTCGGTTTCGGTCTGGCCACCGACTACGAGGTGTTCCTGGTATCGCGCATGGTCGAGGCGCGCGAACGCGGCATGTCGACGGCCGAGGCCATCCGGATCGGCACGGCGACCACCGGGCGGCTGATCACGGCCGCCGCGCTGGTGCTGGCCGTGGTCGCGGGTTCGTTCGTGTTCTCCGACCTGGTGTTGATGAAGTATCTGGCGTTCGGTCTGATGGCAGCGCTGCTGCTCGACGCCACCGTCGTCCGGATGTTCCTGGTGCCGTCGGTGATGAAACTGCTCGGCGACGACTGCTGGTGGGCTCCGCGCTGGGCCCGGCGCCTGCAGAACAAGATCGGGCTGGGTGAGATCGACCTGCCCGACGAGCGCAAGCGGCCCACGCTCAACGGTCGGCCGGCGCGGCCACCCGTGGCGGCCAGCCTGGTCGCCGCGGCACCGCGGCCACCGCACGACCCCACCCATCCCGGCGCGCTGGAGCCGTCACGGCCGGCGCGCCCGGGTCCAGCGGATCCGCGGCCCGCGCACGAACCGTCCCCGAGCGGGAAGGGGCGGCCGAACGACGGTGCGGGCACCACGCGGATCCCGGCCCGTCCAGGCCAGCCGACCGAAGCCAAGACGACCCGCCTCCCCGCCCAGGGAGCGCCCGGCCGTGACCGGCCGGCCGACCTGGGCCCGGACACCAATTCTGCTCAGCAGGCTCCGCAGCCGCCCCAGCGGCCCGCCGCGCCCGGCCCGGCGGCACCGCCGTCCGGTGATCAGACGCGGGCCATCCCGGTTCCCGGCCACCGTTCCGACGACAACGACGCCGCCGAACCCACCACCGCCCTGCCGATCATGCGATCGGAAGGCACCGACCCCAACGTGGCCACCGAGCAGGTGAACGCGCGCGGGCAGGGCGAGAACGGCGACCCGGCGCGGCAACGCCGCCGCTCCGGCGGCGGGCTGTCCGCTCAGGATCTGCTGCGTCGCGAGGGACGGCTTTAG
- a CDS encoding lysylphosphatidylglycerol synthase transmembrane domain-containing protein codes for MPHDAPARNLDFPLGETSRGKYWWVRWVILGAVAIVLAVEVSLGWDQLAKAWMSLYEANWWWLLASTAAAAASMHSFAQIQRTLLRSAGVHVKQLRSEAAFYAANSLSTTLPGGPVLSATFLFRQQRLWGASTVVASWQLVMSGVLQAVGLALLGLGGAFLLGAKNNPFSLLFTLGGFVALLLLAQAVASRPELIDGIGCRVLAWVNSIRGRPAETGLDKWRETLMQLESVSLGRRDLSVAFGWSMFNWVADVACLGFAAYAAGDHASVAGLTVAYAAARAVGTIPLMPGGLLIVEAVLVPGLVSSGMSLPNAISAMLIYRLISWLVISAIGWVVFFFVFRTENVTDADEDPITGPLPIVPLQGDPPADPTETALQGPVPPDRDPADRNPEKDGQL; via the coding sequence GTGCCGCACGACGCACCCGCCCGCAATCTCGACTTCCCACTCGGGGAAACCTCCCGTGGGAAGTACTGGTGGGTGCGCTGGGTGATCCTCGGCGCGGTAGCCATCGTGCTTGCCGTCGAGGTTTCGCTGGGCTGGGATCAGCTGGCCAAAGCCTGGATGAGCCTGTATGAGGCGAACTGGTGGTGGTTGCTCGCATCGACGGCGGCGGCGGCCGCGTCGATGCACAGCTTTGCCCAGATCCAACGCACGTTGCTCAGATCGGCCGGCGTACACGTCAAGCAGTTGCGCTCCGAGGCCGCGTTCTATGCCGCCAATTCGCTGAGCACCACGCTGCCCGGTGGGCCGGTGCTGTCGGCGACCTTCCTGTTCCGTCAGCAGCGGCTCTGGGGAGCGTCGACGGTGGTGGCGTCGTGGCAGTTGGTGATGTCGGGCGTGCTGCAGGCGGTCGGGTTGGCTTTGCTCGGCCTGGGCGGCGCGTTCCTGTTGGGCGCCAAAAACAATCCGTTCTCGCTGCTGTTCACCCTCGGCGGCTTTGTCGCGCTGCTGCTGCTGGCCCAGGCCGTCGCGTCGCGACCCGAACTGATCGACGGCATCGGCTGCCGAGTGCTGGCGTGGGTCAACTCGATTCGCGGCCGGCCGGCCGAGACCGGTCTGGACAAGTGGCGCGAGACGCTGATGCAGCTAGAGTCGGTGAGCCTGGGCCGCCGCGACCTGAGCGTGGCGTTCGGCTGGTCGATGTTCAACTGGGTCGCCGATGTCGCCTGCCTGGGCTTCGCCGCGTACGCCGCCGGGGACCACGCCTCGGTGGCCGGATTGACGGTGGCCTACGCGGCCGCCCGCGCGGTCGGCACGATCCCGCTGATGCCCGGAGGCCTGTTGATCGTCGAGGCCGTGTTGGTGCCCGGCCTGGTGTCCAGCGGGATGTCGCTGCCCAACGCGATCTCGGCGATGCTGATCTACCGGCTGATCAGCTGGCTGGTCATCTCCGCGATCGGCTGGGTGGTGTTCTTCTTCGTGTTCCGCACCGAGAACGTCACCGACGCCGACGAGGACCCGATCACGGGTCCGCTACCGATCGTGCCGCTGCAGGGTGACCCGCCGGCCGACCCGACCGAGACCGCCCTGCAGGGGCCGGTGCCGCCCGACCGGGATCCGGCCGATCGGAATCCGGAGAAAGACGGCCAGCTCTAG